Proteins co-encoded in one Candidatus Zixiibacteriota bacterium genomic window:
- the flgB gene encoding flagellar basal body rod protein FlgB, with protein sequence MSNFVHKALFQNGLIPAYSKLADLAALRHKLVASNIANVNTQGYEKRTMQFDNELRKALDKPRLAGTVTDEMHIPLGDNPNRAPEIDKVKKSDNDTGINSVDIDQELADLAQNQITFEFGADMLARKFKALKSAIKGES encoded by the coding sequence ATGAGCAACTTCGTACACAAAGCACTGTTTCAAAATGGTCTGATTCCGGCTTACTCCAAGCTGGCTGACCTGGCGGCGCTCCGCCACAAGCTGGTCGCCTCCAACATCGCCAACGTCAACACGCAGGGCTACGAGAAGCGCACCATGCAATTCGACAACGAACTGCGCAAAGCGCTCGACAAGCCGCGCCTCGCCGGAACGGTCACCGACGAAATGCATATCCCGCTCGGCGACAACCCCAACCGCGCGCCCGAAATCGACAAAGTAAAGAAGTCCGACAACGATACCGGCATCAACTCGGTCGACATCGATCAGGAACTGGCCGATCTGGCGCAGAACCAGATCACTTTCGAATTCGGCGCCGACATGTTGGCGCGCAAGTTCAAAGCGCTCAAGTCGGCGATCAAAGGTGAAAGCTGA
- the flgC gene encoding flagellar basal body rod protein FlgC — translation MSDLFSSLKISGSGLSVFRRKMNVAAENLANAETTKTPEGGPYKKKVLSITAKKVKETFSRELNAAAVELQQTDPKHVPGKPVALLNQSNINHAQSRELVDPAQEPRMVYDPDHPDANEEGFVAMPDVDPLIEMVEMMTAARAYEANLSAINTIKDITKKSLEI, via the coding sequence ATGAGTGATCTCTTTTCGTCACTAAAGATCTCCGGTTCCGGCCTGTCGGTGTTCCGTCGCAAAATGAATGTCGCGGCCGAAAACCTCGCCAACGCCGAAACCACCAAGACTCCGGAGGGGGGGCCTTATAAGAAGAAGGTGCTCTCCATCACCGCCAAGAAGGTGAAGGAAACATTCTCGCGCGAACTCAACGCCGCAGCAGTCGAACTGCAGCAGACTGACCCCAAGCATGTCCCCGGCAAACCGGTGGCGCTGCTCAATCAGTCCAACATCAACCACGCGCAGAGTCGCGAACTGGTCGACCCGGCGCAGGAGCCGCGCATGGTCTATGATCCCGATCACCCGGATGCCAACGAAGAGGGCTTCGTTGCGATGCCCGACGTTGATCCGCTGATCGAGATGGTCGAGATGATGACCGCTGCCCGTGCCTACGAGGCCAACCTGTCGGCAATCAATACGATTAAGGATATCACCAAGAAGTCGCTGGAGATATAA
- the fliE gene encoding flagellar hook-basal body complex protein FliE translates to MKPITLNTLHQEFNIPQALPKPPKTDVTGASFGDTLKQFVNSVNDLQSQAAGAETAFLRGEISDVHQVMIAVEEASVAFELLMEIRNKLLEAYQTIQRMPI, encoded by the coding sequence ATGAAACCGATCACGCTCAATACACTCCATCAGGAGTTCAACATCCCGCAGGCGCTGCCCAAGCCGCCGAAGACCGACGTCACCGGCGCCAGCTTCGGCGACACGCTCAAGCAGTTCGTCAATTCGGTCAACGACCTGCAGAGCCAGGCCGCCGGCGCCGAAACCGCGTTTCTGCGCGGCGAAATCTCCGACGTTCACCAGGTGATGATCGCCGTCGAAGAAGCCTCGGTGGCGTTTGAATTGCTGATGGAAATTCGCAATAAGCTGCTGGAGGCGTACCAGACGATTCAGCGGATGCCGATCTAA